A genomic stretch from Pseudomonas alkylphenolica includes:
- a CDS encoding CynX/NimT family MFS transporter, whose translation MAHDTARNTQPANGPELEELLIDAEADDEQVQQQSVLLTRPWLLLLGLVLVALNLRPALSSMAPLLSQVSDSLGLTASQAGLLTTLPVLCLGLFAPLAPILARRFGSERVILGILLTLAAGIAVRSAFGSTGVFVGSIMAGASIGVIGVLLPGIVKRDFPKHAGTLTGVYTMALCLGAAMAAGATVPLSEHFGDSWSLGLGFWLIPALLAALIWLPQARQGHGAHHVAYRVRGLLRDPLAWQVTLYMGLQSSLAYIVFGWLPSILIGRGLSPTQAGLVLSGSVIVQLISSLSAPWLATRGKDQRLAIVVVMLLALAGLFGCLYAPLDGLWGWAIVLGLGQGGTFALALTLIVLRSKDAHVAANLSSMAQGVGYTLASMGPFAVGLVHDLTGGWNAVGWIFALLGIGAIGFGLKAGRNLHVQVVSERV comes from the coding sequence ATGGCGCATGACACTGCTCGAAACACCCAGCCGGCCAACGGGCCGGAGCTGGAAGAACTGCTGATCGACGCCGAAGCCGACGACGAACAGGTGCAACAACAATCGGTGCTGCTCACGCGCCCTTGGTTGTTGCTGCTTGGCCTGGTACTGGTGGCGCTGAACTTGCGCCCGGCGCTGTCGAGCATGGCGCCGTTGCTCAGCCAGGTCTCCGATAGCCTCGGCCTGACCGCCTCTCAGGCTGGCTTGCTGACGACGCTGCCGGTGCTTTGCCTGGGGCTGTTTGCGCCCTTGGCACCAATCCTGGCGCGGCGCTTTGGCAGCGAGCGGGTGATCCTCGGCATCCTCCTGACCCTGGCGGCCGGCATCGCCGTGCGTAGCGCCTTCGGCAGCACCGGTGTATTCGTTGGCAGCATCATGGCTGGCGCGAGCATTGGCGTGATCGGGGTCTTGTTGCCGGGTATCGTAAAGCGCGATTTTCCCAAGCATGCGGGCACGTTGACCGGGGTTTACACCATGGCGCTGTGCCTGGGAGCCGCCATGGCCGCAGGGGCCACGGTACCGTTGAGCGAGCATTTCGGCGACAGCTGGTCGCTGGGCCTGGGCTTCTGGTTGATACCGGCGCTGCTGGCGGCGCTGATCTGGTTGCCGCAAGCGCGCCAGGGTCACGGAGCACATCATGTGGCTTATCGGGTACGCGGCCTGCTGCGCGATCCACTGGCCTGGCAGGTAACCCTGTACATGGGGCTGCAGTCGTCGCTGGCGTACATTGTCTTCGGTTGGTTGCCGTCGATCCTCATCGGTCGTGGCCTGTCCCCGACCCAGGCGGGTCTGGTGTTGTCGGGTTCGGTGATCGTGCAGTTGATCAGCTCGCTCAGCGCGCCATGGCTGGCAACGCGTGGCAAGGATCAGCGTCTGGCCATTGTCGTGGTCATGCTGCTGGCGCTGGCCGGTCTGTTCGGCTGCCTGTATGCGCCGCTCGATGGTCTGTGGGGCTGGGCAATCGTGCTCGGACTGGGGCAGGGCGGCACCTTTGCCCTGGCGCTGACCTTGATCGTGTTGCGCTCCAAGGATGCCCATGTGGCCGCCAACCTGTCGAGCATGGCCCAGGGCGTCGGCTACACCCTGGCATCCATGGGGCCGTTTGCCGTGGGGCTGGTGCACGACCTGACCGGAGGCTGGAATGCGGTCGGCTGGATTTTTGCGTTGTTGGGTATCGGCGCCATCGGTTTTGGCTTGAAGGCCGGGCGCAATCTGCATGTGCAGGTGGTCAGCGAGCGGGTTTGA
- a CDS encoding GIY-YIG nuclease family protein, giving the protein MPEAAVEPPVKPWYVYLVRAANGSLYCGISDNPQRRFIAHQKGQGARYFSTSPAVALVYVEAWPDKAEALRQERLVKKLRKSAKEALVASWQGLSPCDA; this is encoded by the coding sequence GTGCCCGAAGCTGCCGTCGAACCTCCCGTGAAACCCTGGTATGTCTACCTGGTGCGTGCCGCCAACGGCTCGTTGTACTGCGGAATCAGTGATAACCCGCAACGGCGTTTCATCGCCCACCAGAAGGGCCAGGGCGCGCGCTATTTCAGTACCAGTCCGGCAGTGGCGCTGGTCTACGTCGAGGCCTGGCCGGACAAGGCCGAGGCGCTGCGCCAGGAGCGGCTGGTGAAGAAGCTGCGCAAAAGCGCCAAGGAGGCCCTGGTGGCCTCCTGGCAGGGACTCAGTCCTTGCGACGCTTGA
- a CDS encoding FadR/GntR family transcriptional regulator, whose translation MTLLIKRSLVEQAVDQLRQRIANGAWAVGQRLPTEPELATELGISRNTVREAMRVLAFSGLVEVRQGDGSYLRTAVDPLQAVQALSRCNLEQARETRHILEAEAIGLAALRRTDEDLQGLREALAHSSEHFHADLERYVSCDLIFHQRLVDAAHNPALSELYRYFSGVVAATVHHNLSQAPRCQMVFDLHGQILDAIEQRDSDKAKALSRTLINES comes from the coding sequence ATGACCTTGCTAATCAAACGTTCTCTGGTCGAACAGGCTGTCGATCAACTGCGCCAGCGCATCGCCAACGGCGCCTGGGCGGTAGGGCAACGCTTGCCAACCGAGCCGGAGCTGGCCACGGAACTGGGCATCAGCCGTAATACCGTGCGCGAAGCCATGCGCGTGCTCGCCTTCAGTGGCCTGGTCGAAGTCCGCCAGGGTGATGGCAGTTATCTACGCACCGCGGTCGACCCCTTGCAGGCAGTCCAGGCGTTGTCCCGCTGTAATCTTGAACAGGCACGGGAAACGCGGCACATCCTCGAAGCCGAGGCAATTGGCCTGGCTGCGCTACGTCGCACCGACGAGGACCTGCAAGGTCTGCGTGAAGCGCTGGCCCATAGCAGCGAGCATTTTCACGCTGACCTGGAGCGTTATGTCAGCTGCGACCTGATCTTCCACCAACGCCTGGTGGATGCCGCGCACAACCCGGCATTGAGCGAGTTGTACCGCTATTTCTCCGGGGTAGTGGCCGCTACCGTGCACCACAACCTGAGCCAAGCGCCGCGCTGCCAGATGGTTTTCGACCTGCATGGCCAGATTCTCGACGCTATCGAACAACGCGATTCGGACAAGGCCAAAGCCCTGAGCCGGACCCTGATCAACGAATCCTGA
- a CDS encoding STAS domain-containing protein — translation MSDSAVTMNEPGVLRLAGVLDYRSGPALRKEGKALIAACKAGALVLDCSQVEKSSSVGLSLLLAFMRDGKAAGKAVEVRAMPQDMREIAEVYDLDEVLAGQ, via the coding sequence ATGAGTGATAGCGCCGTGACCATGAACGAGCCAGGTGTGTTGCGCCTGGCCGGGGTGCTGGACTACCGCAGCGGGCCCGCCTTGCGCAAGGAAGGTAAAGCCTTGATCGCGGCGTGCAAGGCCGGCGCCCTGGTGCTCGATTGCTCGCAGGTGGAGAAATCCAGCAGCGTCGGCTTGTCCCTGTTGCTGGCATTCATGCGCGATGGCAAGGCGGCCGGCAAGGCTGTCGAGGTTCGCGCAATGCCTCAGGATATGCGTGAAATCGCCGAGGTTTATGACCTCGACGAGGTGCTGGCCGGTCAATGA
- a CDS encoding MlaC/ttg2D family ABC transporter substrate-binding protein — protein MISILRRGLLVLLAALPLMAGAAAQSPKEVIQGTTTQLLADLKANKEQYKANPSAFYDALNANLGPVVDADGISKSIMTVKYSRKATPEQMQRFQENFKRSLMQFYGNALLEYNNQGITVGAEKKDGDDRASVDMTVKGNNGAIYPVQYTMTKLGDEWKVRNVIVNGINIGKLFRDQFADAMNRNGNDLDKTIDGWAGEVAKAKETAEKQEQ, from the coding sequence ATGATTTCTATCCTGCGACGCGGCTTGCTGGTACTGCTGGCTGCGCTGCCGTTGATGGCTGGCGCAGCTGCTCAGTCCCCCAAAGAGGTGATTCAGGGGACAACCACCCAGTTGCTGGCCGACCTGAAGGCCAACAAAGAGCAATACAAGGCCAACCCGAGTGCGTTCTACGATGCCTTGAACGCCAATCTGGGGCCGGTGGTCGATGCCGATGGCATCTCGAAAAGCATCATGACCGTCAAGTATTCGCGCAAGGCCACCCCGGAGCAGATGCAGCGCTTCCAGGAAAACTTCAAGCGCAGCCTGATGCAGTTCTATGGCAACGCCTTGCTCGAGTACAACAACCAGGGCATCACTGTCGGCGCCGAGAAAAAGGACGGTGATGACCGTGCCAGCGTCGACATGACCGTCAAGGGCAACAACGGCGCCATCTACCCGGTTCAGTACACCATGACCAAGCTGGGCGATGAATGGAAAGTACGTAACGTCATCGTCAACGGCATCAACATCGGCAAACTGTTCCGTGACCAGTTCGCTGACGCCATGAACCGCAATGGCAACGACCTGGACAAGACCATCGACGGCTGGGCCGGCGAAGTGGCCAAGGCCAAGGAAACTGCCGAGAAGCAAGAGCAATGA
- the yejK gene encoding nucleoid-associated protein YejK, with translation MPIRHCIVHLIDKKPDGSPAVLHARDSELAESSAIENLLADLNDSYNAKQGKAWGFFHAESGAHPFSGWLKEYLEDGSTFTAFSRVAVEHLQKLMEESNLSVGGHVLFAHYQQGMTDYLAIALLHHSEGVAVNAELDVTPSRHLDLGQLHLAARINLSEWQNNKTSKQYISFIKGKNGKKVSEYFRDFIGCQEGVDGPGETRTLLKAFSDFVESEDLPEEAAREKTQTLVDYATSQTKAGEPVTLEELSGLIDEDRPRAFYEHIRNKDYGLSPEIPADKRTLNQFRRFTGRAEGLSISFEAHLLGSKIEYDEEAGTLIIKGLPTQLTDQLKRRKD, from the coding sequence ATGCCGATCCGTCATTGCATCGTCCACCTGATCGACAAGAAACCCGATGGCAGCCCCGCTGTGCTGCACGCACGCGACTCCGAGCTGGCCGAGTCCAGCGCCATCGAAAACCTCCTGGCCGACCTCAACGACAGCTACAACGCCAAACAAGGCAAAGCCTGGGGGTTCTTCCATGCCGAATCCGGCGCCCACCCGTTCAGCGGCTGGCTGAAAGAGTACCTGGAAGACGGCAGCACCTTCACCGCCTTCAGCCGGGTCGCCGTCGAGCACCTGCAAAAACTGATGGAAGAGTCCAACCTGTCGGTCGGTGGTCACGTGCTGTTCGCCCACTACCAGCAAGGCATGACCGACTACCTGGCCATCGCCCTGCTGCATCACAGTGAAGGCGTGGCGGTGAACGCCGAACTCGACGTTACCCCGTCCCGCCACCTGGACCTGGGCCAGCTGCACCTGGCCGCGCGGATCAACCTCTCCGAGTGGCAGAACAACAAAACCTCAAAGCAGTACATCTCGTTCATCAAAGGCAAGAACGGCAAGAAGGTCTCGGAATACTTCCGCGACTTCATCGGCTGCCAGGAAGGGGTCGACGGCCCCGGCGAAACCCGCACCCTGCTCAAAGCCTTCAGCGATTTCGTCGAAAGCGAGGACCTGCCGGAAGAGGCCGCCCGCGAGAAAACCCAGACCCTGGTCGACTACGCCACCAGCCAGACCAAGGCCGGTGAACCAGTAACCCTGGAGGAGCTTTCCGGGCTGATCGACGAGGACCGTCCACGGGCCTTCTACGAACACATCCGCAACAAGGACTACGGCCTGTCGCCGGAGATCCCTGCCGACAAGCGCACCCTGAACCAGTTCCGCCGTTTCACTGGCCGCGCTGAAGGACTGTCGATCAGCTTCGAGGCACACCTGCTGGGCTCGAAGATCGAATACGACGAAGAGGCCGGCACGCTGATCATCAAAGGCCTGCCGACGCAGCTGACCGATCAGCTCAAGCGTCGCAAGGACTGA
- the mlaD gene encoding outer membrane lipid asymmetry maintenance protein MlaD, whose protein sequence is MQNRTLEIGVGLFLLAGILALILLALRVSGLSASPSSDTYKIYAYFDNIAGLTVRAKVTMAGVTIGKVTAIDLDRDTYTGRVTLQLEKRVDNLPTDSTASILTAGLLGEKYIGISVGGEETVLKDGATIHDTQSALVLEDLIGKFLLNTVGKEAK, encoded by the coding sequence ATGCAAAACCGCACCCTGGAAATCGGTGTCGGCCTGTTCCTCCTGGCCGGGATCCTGGCGCTGATCCTGCTGGCCCTGCGCGTCAGCGGCCTGTCGGCGAGCCCGAGCAGCGATACCTATAAAATTTACGCATACTTCGACAATATCGCCGGTTTGACGGTCAGAGCTAAAGTGACCATGGCCGGTGTGACCATCGGCAAGGTCACAGCCATCGATCTGGACCGTGACACTTACACCGGTCGGGTGACGTTGCAGCTGGAAAAACGCGTAGACAACCTGCCTACCGACTCCACTGCATCTATCCTCACCGCTGGGTTGCTCGGCGAGAAGTACATCGGTATCAGCGTGGGCGGAGAAGAAACGGTGCTCAAGGATGGTGCAACCATTCACGACACCCAGTCGGCGCTGGTGCTGGAAGATCTGATTGGCAAGTTCCTGCTCAATACCGTTGGCAAAGAAGCTAAATAA
- a CDS encoding nuclear transport factor 2 family protein has protein sequence MSDAHSALITRFYEAFQRLDAEAMVACYSDDIVFSDPAFGTLRGKDAGDMWRMLTTRAKDFSLTFDSVSADERSGAAHWVATYLFSQTGRTVVNDIQARFVFRDDKICEHHDSFDLWRWSRQALGRTGLLLGWTPMVQGKVRQQALKGLRAFQAGR, from the coding sequence ATGAGCGATGCCCACAGTGCTTTGATCACCCGCTTCTACGAGGCTTTCCAGCGCCTGGACGCTGAAGCGATGGTTGCCTGCTATAGCGATGATATCGTCTTCAGCGACCCGGCCTTCGGCACCTTGCGCGGCAAGGATGCCGGCGACATGTGGCGAATGCTCACCACCCGTGCCAAGGACTTTTCCCTGACCTTCGACAGCGTGTCTGCCGATGAGCGCAGCGGCGCAGCGCACTGGGTCGCGACCTACCTGTTCAGCCAGACCGGGCGCACGGTGGTCAACGATATCCAGGCGCGCTTTGTTTTTCGCGACGACAAGATCTGCGAGCATCACGACAGCTTCGACCTGTGGCGCTGGTCGCGGCAGGCGCTGGGCAGGACAGGGCTGTTGCTGGGCTGGACACCGATGGTCCAGGGCAAGGTTCGCCAGCAGGCATTGAAAGGCCTGCGCGCGTTTCAGGCCGGTCGCTGA
- the hisC gene encoding histidinol-phosphate transaminase: MSKFWSPFVKDLVPYVPGEQPKLARLVKLNTNENPYGPSPKALEAMRGELNDNLRLYPDPNSDLLKQAVAEYYGVNGNQVFLGNGSDEVLAHIFHGLFQHGAPLLFPDISYSFYPVYCGLYGIPYEAVALDEQFQIRVEDYARPNGGIIFPNPNAPTGCLLALEAIEQLLKANPETVVVVDEAYIDFGGQTAISLVDRYDNLLVTQTLSKSRSLAGLRVGLAVGHPDLIEALERIKNSFNSYPLDRMAIVGAAAAFADRAYFDETCRKVIDSREKLVAELTARGFEVLPSAANFIFARHPQQDAGELAARLREQGVIVRHFKQPRIAQFLRITIGTPEMNQALVDALN; encoded by the coding sequence ATGAGTAAATTCTGGAGCCCCTTCGTCAAGGACCTGGTGCCTTACGTTCCGGGTGAGCAACCGAAACTGGCCAGGCTGGTCAAGCTCAACACCAACGAGAACCCCTATGGCCCTTCGCCCAAGGCGCTGGAGGCCATGCGCGGCGAGTTGAATGACAATCTGCGTCTGTACCCGGACCCCAACAGTGACCTGCTCAAGCAGGCAGTGGCGGAGTATTACGGGGTCAACGGCAACCAGGTGTTCCTCGGCAATGGTTCGGACGAAGTGCTCGCGCACATTTTCCACGGCCTGTTCCAGCACGGCGCACCGCTGTTGTTCCCGGATATCAGCTACAGCTTCTATCCGGTGTATTGCGGCCTGTATGGCATTCCTTACGAGGCGGTAGCGCTGGACGAGCAGTTCCAGATCCGTGTCGAGGACTACGCCAGGCCCAATGGCGGCATCATCTTCCCCAACCCCAACGCCCCGACCGGCTGCCTGTTGGCGCTGGAGGCCATCGAGCAACTGCTCAAGGCCAACCCGGAGACAGTGGTGGTGGTCGATGAGGCCTACATTGATTTTGGCGGGCAGACGGCAATCAGCCTGGTGGATCGTTATGACAACCTGCTGGTTACCCAGACCTTGTCCAAATCGCGCTCGCTGGCGGGCTTGCGGGTCGGTCTGGCGGTGGGTCACCCGGACCTGATCGAGGCACTGGAGCGGATCAAGAACAGCTTCAACTCCTATCCGCTCGATCGCATGGCCATCGTCGGTGCGGCTGCGGCGTTTGCGGATCGGGCCTACTTCGACGAAACCTGCCGCAAGGTCATCGACAGTCGCGAGAAGCTGGTGGCTGAGCTTACTGCGCGTGGCTTCGAAGTACTGCCTTCGGCAGCCAACTTCATCTTCGCCCGTCATCCGCAGCAGGATGCCGGCGAACTGGCAGCCAGGTTGCGTGAGCAAGGGGTGATCGTGCGTCACTTCAAGCAACCACGCATTGCCCAGTTCCTGCGTATCACCATTGGTACTCCGGAGATGAATCAGGCATTGGTTGATGCTTTGAACTGA
- the murA gene encoding UDP-N-acetylglucosamine 1-carboxyvinyltransferase — translation MDKLIITGGVRLDGEIRISGAKNAALPILAATLLCDGPVTVGNLPHLHDITTMIELFGRMGIEPVIDEKLAVEIDPRTIKTLVAPYELVKTMRASILVLGPMVARFGEAEVALPGGCAIGSRPVDLHIRGLEAMGAKIEVEGGYIKAKAPEGGLLGAHFFFDTVSVTGTENIMMAAALAKGRSVLQNAAREPEVVDLANFLNAMGAKVQGAGTDTITIDGVERLGSATYRVMPDRIETGTYLVAAAVTGGRVKVKDTDPTILEAVLEKLKEAGAEVTTGEDWIELDMHGKRPKAVNLRTAPYPAFPTDMQAQFISLNAIAEGTGAVIETIFENRFMHVYEMHRMGAHIQVEGNTAIVTGTKTLKGAPVMATDLRASASLVLSALVAEGDTLIDRIYHIDRGYECIEEKLQMLGAKIRRVPG, via the coding sequence ATGGACAAACTGATTATTACTGGCGGCGTTCGTCTTGATGGCGAAATCCGCATTTCCGGTGCCAAGAACGCGGCCCTGCCGATTCTTGCCGCTACCCTGCTTTGCGATGGTCCGGTCACGGTCGGCAACTTGCCGCACCTGCACGACATTACCACCATGATCGAGCTGTTCGGCCGCATGGGCATTGAGCCGGTGATCGACGAGAAGCTCGCGGTAGAGATCGATCCACGCACCATCAAGACCCTGGTCGCGCCGTACGAGCTGGTGAAAACCATGCGCGCCTCGATCCTGGTACTGGGCCCGATGGTTGCCCGCTTTGGCGAAGCCGAAGTGGCACTGCCTGGCGGTTGCGCCATTGGTTCGCGTCCGGTCGACCTGCACATCCGTGGCCTGGAAGCCATGGGCGCAAAAATCGAAGTCGAAGGTGGCTACATCAAAGCCAAGGCGCCTGAAGGCGGCCTGCTCGGTGCGCACTTCTTCTTCGACACCGTCAGTGTGACCGGTACCGAGAACATCATGATGGCCGCTGCCCTGGCCAAGGGCCGCAGCGTGCTGCAGAACGCCGCGCGTGAGCCGGAAGTGGTCGATCTGGCCAACTTCCTCAACGCCATGGGCGCCAAGGTTCAGGGTGCCGGCACCGACACCATCACCATCGATGGCGTCGAGCGTCTGGGTTCTGCGACCTACCGGGTCATGCCGGACCGCATCGAAACCGGTACCTACCTGGTTGCCGCTGCCGTCACCGGTGGCCGGGTCAAGGTCAAGGACACCGATCCGACCATCCTCGAAGCCGTCCTTGAAAAACTCAAGGAAGCGGGCGCCGAAGTCACCACCGGTGAAGACTGGATCGAGCTGGACATGCACGGCAAACGGCCAAAAGCCGTGAACCTGCGTACCGCTCCGTATCCGGCATTCCCGACCGACATGCAGGCGCAGTTCATCTCGCTCAACGCCATTGCCGAAGGCACCGGTGCGGTGATCGAGACGATCTTCGAAAACCGTTTCATGCACGTTTACGAAATGCACCGCATGGGCGCGCATATCCAGGTCGAAGGCAACACCGCCATCGTCACCGGCACCAAAACCCTCAAGGGCGCGCCAGTCATGGCCACCGACCTGAGGGCTTCGGCGAGCCTGGTGCTGTCGGCCCTGGTGGCCGAAGGCGACACCCTGATCGACCGCATCTACCACATCGACCGTGGTTACGAGTGCATCGAAGAAAAACTGCAGATGCTGGGCGCGAAGATCCGTCGCGTACCGGGCTAG
- a CDS encoding BolA family protein, producing MQAVEVKNFLEEKLPGTRVEVEGEGCNFQLNVISDELAALSPVKRQQQIYAHLNPWITDGSIHAVTMKFFSSAAWAERN from the coding sequence ATGCAGGCCGTAGAAGTTAAGAACTTCCTTGAAGAAAAGTTGCCGGGAACCCGGGTCGAAGTTGAAGGCGAAGGCTGCAACTTCCAGTTGAACGTGATCAGTGACGAATTGGCGGCCCTGAGCCCGGTCAAGCGTCAACAGCAGATCTATGCTCACCTTAACCCGTGGATCACCGATGGCAGCATCCATGCGGTAACCATGAAATTTTTCAGCAGCGCAGCCTGGGCTGAGCGCAACTGA
- the hisD gene encoding histidinol dehydrogenase produces the protein MTTSTAIARLNAADPDFARHLDHLLSWESVSDDAVNQRVLDIIKAVRERGDAALVEFTQRFDGVEAKSIDDLILGRERLELALTRITAAQREALEKAASRVRSYHERQKQDSWSYTEADGTVLGQKVTPLDRAGLYVPGGKASYPSSVLMNAIPAKVAGVGEVVMVVPTPRGEVNELVLAAACIAGVDRVFTIGGAQAVAALAYGTESVPQVDKVVGPGNIYVATAKRHVFGQVGIDMIAGPSEILVVCDGQTDPDWIAMDLFSQAEHDEDAQAILVSPDAAFLDKVAASIDKLLPTMERAEIIKTSINARGALIQVRDMQQAMEVANRIAPEHLELSVADPQAWLPQIRHAGAIFMGRHTSEALGDYCAGPNHVLPTSGTARFSSPLGVYDFQKRSSIIFCSEQGASELGHTASILARGESLTAHARSAEYRIVADKKGN, from the coding sequence ATGACCACGTCCACTGCAATTGCCCGACTCAATGCCGCTGACCCGGATTTCGCCCGACATCTGGATCATCTGTTGAGCTGGGAAAGTGTGTCTGACGATGCGGTCAACCAGCGTGTGCTCGACATCATCAAAGCCGTGCGCGAGCGCGGTGACGCGGCACTGGTGGAGTTCACCCAGCGTTTCGATGGCGTTGAAGCCAAGTCGATCGACGACCTGATCCTGGGGCGTGAGCGCCTGGAGCTGGCCCTGACCCGCATCACCGCAGCCCAGCGCGAAGCCCTGGAAAAGGCTGCCAGTCGCGTGCGCAGTTACCACGAGCGGCAGAAGCAGGACTCCTGGAGCTACACCGAAGCTGACGGTACGGTGCTGGGCCAGAAGGTCACCCCGCTGGATCGTGCCGGCTTGTACGTGCCGGGCGGCAAAGCGTCCTACCCTTCGTCGGTACTGATGAACGCGATTCCGGCCAAGGTTGCCGGCGTCGGTGAAGTGGTGATGGTGGTGCCAACCCCGCGTGGTGAGGTCAACGAGCTGGTGCTCGCGGCCGCCTGCATTGCCGGTGTCGACCGGGTGTTCACCATCGGTGGCGCCCAGGCGGTAGCGGCGCTGGCCTATGGCACCGAGAGCGTGCCGCAGGTCGACAAGGTGGTCGGCCCCGGCAACATCTACGTCGCCACGGCCAAGCGTCACGTGTTCGGCCAGGTCGGTATCGACATGATTGCCGGTCCTTCGGAAATCCTCGTGGTCTGTGACGGCCAGACCGATCCGGACTGGATCGCCATGGACCTGTTCTCCCAAGCCGAGCACGACGAAGATGCCCAGGCGATCCTGGTCAGCCCGGATGCAGCGTTCCTCGACAAGGTGGCGGCCAGCATCGACAAGCTGCTGCCGACCATGGAGCGTGCCGAAATCATCAAGACTTCGATCAATGCTCGTGGTGCGCTGATCCAGGTGCGTGACATGCAGCAGGCCATGGAAGTCGCCAACCGTATCGCGCCTGAGCACCTGGAGCTGTCGGTGGCTGATCCACAGGCCTGGCTGCCGCAGATTCGTCACGCCGGCGCGATCTTCATGGGTCGCCACACCAGCGAAGCCCTGGGTGACTACTGCGCAGGTCCGAACCACGTGTTGCCAACCTCCGGTACCGCGCGCTTCTCCTCGCCGCTGGGGGTATATGACTTCCAGAAACGTTCGTCGATCATCTTCTGCTCCGAGCAGGGCGCATCGGAGCTGGGCCACACCGCCTCGATCCTCGCCCGTGGCGAATCGCTGACCGCCCACGCCCGTAGCGCCGAATACCGCATTGTTGCCGACAAGAAGGGGAACTGA
- the hisG gene encoding ATP phosphoribosyltransferase translates to MLTIALSKGRILDDTLPLLAEAGIVPTENPDKSRKLIIPTTQDDVRLLIVRATDVPTYVEHGAADLGVAGKDVLMEYGGQGLYEPLDLQIAQCKLMTAGAIGAAEPKGRLRVATKFVNVAKRYYAEQGRQVDIIKLYGSMELAPLIGLADKIIDVVDTGNTLRANGLEPQELIATISSRLVVNKASMKMQHARIQSLIDTLRQAVESRHRG, encoded by the coding sequence ATGTTGACCATCGCGCTATCCAAAGGTCGGATTCTCGACGATACCCTGCCGCTGCTGGCGGAAGCCGGTATCGTGCCGACCGAGAACCCGGACAAGAGCCGCAAACTGATCATCCCGACGACTCAGGACGACGTACGTCTGCTGATCGTCCGGGCTACCGACGTGCCGACCTATGTCGAGCATGGCGCCGCCGATCTGGGTGTGGCGGGCAAGGACGTGCTGATGGAGTACGGCGGCCAGGGCCTTTACGAGCCGCTGGACCTGCAGATTGCCCAGTGCAAGCTGATGACCGCCGGTGCCATTGGCGCCGCTGAGCCCAAGGGCCGTCTGCGCGTGGCGACCAAGTTCGTCAATGTCGCCAAGCGTTACTACGCCGAACAGGGCCGTCAGGTCGATATCATCAAGTTGTACGGTTCGATGGAGCTGGCGCCGCTGATCGGTCTGGCCGACAAGATCATCGACGTCGTCGACACCGGCAACACCTTGCGTGCCAATGGCCTGGAACCCCAGGAACTGATTGCCACCATCAGCTCCCGGCTGGTGGTCAACAAGGCTTCGATGAAGATGCAGCATGCGCGCATCCAGAGTCTGATCGACACCCTGCGCCAGGCTGTCGAATCGCGACACCGCGGCTGA